GCTCAAGTCATCTTTGATTCTGACCCGGCACCTAAAGATGTTTCTGCTCCGGCGGGGGTGGACATGATGTCACAGGCcatgatcaggtgtgtgtgaaCCGTCCCTTCAGCTCAGTGCTCATCACAGACTCCTGAGAAACCAGCTAacctgacgtgtgtgtgtgtgtgtgtgtgtgtgtgtgtgtgttcaggggcATGATGGACGAGGAGGGGAATCAGTTTGTGGCGTACTTCCTGCCCAACGAGGACACGATGCGCAAACGCAAGAGAGATGTGGAGGAGGATCTGGAGTACATGCCGGATGAACTGTAAGACTCCTCAAACACACGATCATTCACTCACAAATATCAGTGACGCACGTTCAATTCACATAATTGTAGTTAATTAGCAGGATTATAAgcgtaaacgttttttttttttttttttacacaaataattGGAATTCAATAACATAGGCCTAGATGTGTAATTATTAGATCTGGAGTTTACACAGCATTTCTGAATCCAGGAAGGTCagttttttgcacaaattagTGGAAATTTTTTCTCATAGTTGggtgtttatatcttgcaattctgaggaaaaaaagcctaaattacaagataaaaagtctaaatttattattttctttcccatggcagaaacaagctttcatataaaaatacctaaaaattaaaaataaaaatgacaaaaacggcCAACGAAATTGCCAAAAATGtaacttgtataaaaaaaaaaaaaatgaaaaactacaatatctctctctgtgtgtgtgtgtgtgtgtgtgtgtgtgtgtgtgtgtgtgtgtgtgtgcaggtatgATTATAAGATCGCTCGCGAGTACAACTGGAACGTGAAGAACAAGGCCAGTAAAGGATACGAGGAGAACTACTTCTTCATCTTCAGAGACGGAGACGGAGTTTATTATAATGAGCTGGAGACCAGGTTACTATCAATCACACAGACGGCTCCGCCCACTCCAGCTCAGTGTGTGTTactgaccgtgtgtgtgtgtgtgttagggtgcGTCTGAGCAAGCGGCGGGCGAAGGTCGGCGCTCAGTCGTCTACGAACGCTGTGCTGGTGTGTAAACACAGAGACATGAACGAGAAGGAGCTGGAGGCTCAGGTCAGTTCACATCACACTCAGCTCAGATCAGAACACCTTTAGAAACAGCACATCGAGTTCATCACTGATCCGTGTGTGTTTGGTGGACAGGAGGCTCGCAAGGCTCAGCTGGAGAATCACGAGCCcgaggatgaagaggaggagctGGACTTGGAGAAAGACCTGCAGGACTCTGGTAACACAAACATCTCTATATTATACACCTGTGTGTGTTCAGTACAGCGCCTGTAGAGCCGGTCAGATACCTGGATGTTCCTGTAGGAATCGATGTTTAGTGCACACTTCGagtacagtaaagttattaaaatcaatcaacACATACAGAGTTGTGTGAAGATTAaactaaatatacagtacaggtcaaaagtttggaaacattactatttttaatgtttttgaaagaagtttcttctgcccatcaagcctgcatttatttgatcaaaaatacagaaaaaatgtaatattgtgaaatattattacaacttaaaataatagtttttaaatttattatactttaaattataatttatttctgtgatgcaaagctgaatttttaggatcattatcacatgatcctttagaaatcattctaatatgatgattcattatcaaagttggaaagatctgctgcttaatattttttcagaacatgtgatacttttttaggatactttgatgaataaagtaaaaaaaaaaaaagagctatgtttttaaaatataaatattttgtaataatatacactactggtcagtaatctggggtcagtaatttttttcttttctttttttttaaataaaatcaatacttttattcagcaaggatgtgttaaattgataaaaagtgatagtaagaaaatttatattattataattttttttttttttttgaataaatgcagttctttttaaccttttatttcatcaaatatattagacagcagaactgtttccaacactcataataaatcagaatattagaatgatttctaaatgatcatgtgatagactggatgttacatgtgacactgaaggctggagtaatgatgctgaaaattcagctgcgcatcacaggaataaataattttttttaaagtatattcaaatagaaaactattatttttaagttgtaataatatttcaccacaatattactgttttttatgtatttttgatcaaataaatgcagacttgatgagcagaagagacttctttcaaaaacattaaaaatagtaatgtttccaaacttttgacctgtactgtatatatatatatataaacgacaTCGGCATGACAGCTGACGTAAAATAAGGATCGGACTGAAGAGAGCCGATGCGATCAGGGCTCAGGACATCCCTAACAAGAATTAtaaatgaagttttaataattgCATAAGTGTAATAGCAGAGTCAACACTACAACTATACCAATAGTTATACTTGTTAAATTATCATCATAGTTACAGCTAtagttaacatcagttaatgttaTAAATATCATGATGTGGTGATATAACGCAGCTCTGTGTTCCTGTGCTCAGGCGAGGAGCGCGAGAAGGCCAGCGACTCGGACAACTCTGAGAGCGAGTCTGAGCGCGAGGATGAGGAGCGGCCCGCCGAtgaagacgaggaggaggaggacgaggagaGCGGTAAGAGGCGCGAGAGGAAGAGCAGCGGCAGCGAGAGCGGCGAGGACCGGCAGGCGCGTGACGAGGAGGAGATCTTCGGCAGCGATGACGACAGCGAGGAGGACGAGGGAGAGCGGGCGAGGAGCAACAGCAGCAGCGTCCAGCACAGCGGCAGCGAGAGAGCGTCCGACTCCAGCGACGCCAGCGACAGCGAATGAGACGCACACACGGCACACACGGCCCCGCCCACCAGCAGCTGCTGCACTAATGCTGTTTCCTGTTCGGCCTTCTGAACTCAGCTCTGTCCCTCGCTGTTGTGTCTGTCTCGATGAAATCATATTCTGCTTGAcctggacgtgtgtgtgtgtgtgtgtgtgtgtgtgatctttaATAGATGTTGGTGTGAGATATGAACTGAATATGAACTGTTTGTCCTGCTGTAGTGTGATCTAGACTCAGTTTTCATTTGCTGTTCCTGTTTAATTTCTCTGCTTCTTCATCATGGACTGAGCGAGTCACGCATTAGTGAACACCTTTATTTGGTAGTTTTTCCTCGTTACAGtgtaaacattgtaaataaacaatgattttgtttgttttctagcAGTGAGTGTGATTCTCGTCACACATGCAGTAAAAATCACCAAACGCTCTGAGATTCAGACGTGATTTATGTGATGTTGATTCACAAACACATCATTTACAGAAAAACAGACTTTCTCCAGACTTACAGGCATGTCTTACATGAAATGAAACGAGAGTAAGAATTATGATGAgatatttaaaacagaataagTTCCCAGCTCTGAACGTCATTTCCGAGTGATTTCATGATTTAGCGAAAAAATGACAATTTCTCCTTCAGCCATTCTTCAGTCAGATCGTCCGGATTACGAACCTCAAAgatctacagagagagagagaggggattaATTGCTTTTATGAATCAATGTCAACAGTAATGCCAtcagaaatacttttaaatgttctgaaacaaTTAGTAAAAAATGTAAGATGAACGTCCAACTAAACATGCCACGACCGATGCATGAAtcatgttttgagaacattattagaGACTAGATCGCTCTGAACAAACGTTCCATTAAAGTCACGTGACCTAACCCTTAGTCCACGACTTCCCCACTTTataacatttgttcataactttgcaGGAAATACAGgattcttttgttttcttcatatgCATCTCTTTGATAATTGGCCACTTCACAGTTAACGTCACACACGAGGCAGGGGTCAGTGCTTGACCTTGGTGAGATCCGCAGACTGCACCAGCCGGTTCTTGCTGCCGGCGTACATCATCTGCTGCTCCGGTTTACAGCCTGAGAGAGATCAGAAGCGTTTCAGAGCAGATCCAGTCAAGCCTGTGACCAGAGGCCTGCAGCGGTCTGTACTCACCCACGGGACTGGAGAAGATGAAGCAGAGCGGATACGACACGCGTCCGTCACCGTGGGTCAGTTTATAACTGTACACGATATACGTGCATCTGAGTCAAAGAACACACACTACTGTACTCTCACAGATACTGCTGTAGACTCTTACTGTACTTAGCAATATTATCAATTTGTTGTTATTCTCATATTTTCAGCTTTAGTcttaatttgatgtgtttttgtattttttttattgtctatatagttttttataaatttttatttcaggtttaattattttagtacttcaagttcaactaaataacaatgagaaatgttgccttttgtattttctggtttcatttgaattttagttacattttagtaattttttttttgtgattttgtgaagtctaatttaatgttcatttttatctCAGGTTTAGTTTTACTTATGTTAGTAATTCAAGTTTAACTAGatgaaatttttaatttagtaatttctgaagttaatttttttctattttattttattttattttatttaatgtttactttattgcaagtattgtatgtttttgttttagttgtagttcaattttcataattttgttgtgtatttgtcattttattagcttcttttttaaatatgtccatatattttatacatgtttagttcagttttagaTTCTTAGTTAAATAGTtcttaaaattaaactgaataaaaaaagggCTGAAATCTATGGAGTTAAATCAGGGCCACGTatctttgaaaataaaagaaaataaagttttgcaaacgaaaattataaataaatgtgctttttgcaaacaaaattaaatttgcaattctttatttttgtttgcagaaCTTCTTTTCTTTTGCAATACTTCAATTATTTTGCAATACTTCAGCTCTTTTGCAAGTATATGTGGCCCTGTTTGGACTCCATAGAAATCAAATAATTTCAGTTCATATTTTGATCATGttcagtttttcaaaaaaaaatttttttttttttatggtttaagttttagttaacaacaataacaaatctACTCAATGCATGAGTGTAAAGGCATGATGTGTGATTGAGGATATCGAGGCTGACGTTCTGGAAGCTCTTCTCTGAGTTCATCCAGTGAGAtgttctgaaacacacacacacacacacacacaggtgagataAGCTTTGACCTCCTGACCTTCAGAGCAGCCCAACGGTCCCACTGACCTCATATTCCTCCTCCAGCACCACCAGCTGCTTCTCCATGTCGATCTTCACTGAGGAACACATGAGCAGAATGAGCTGCTGTGAGAGGATCACACACAGATCAACAGCGTGCGTCAGACTCACTCAGAATGGCTGCGTTGCTGGTCTCCTTACGGAAGCGGAACTTCTTGAGCTTCTCCTGCAGACTGCCATCCACCTCGCACACGACTAGAGAACTCGACTGAAGAAACAACAGACAAACCCCACAGACCTGTAACTCACCCCGACAGCTTCACCACGCACTGAACCAGAGCTAAGCTCAAATCAGACTGAATTATGGCCATTAGAACCGCCAGCGAGAGAGCGCGAGGACAGGAAGTGTGTTCTGCTGTGCTGTAATGCTTTGCTTCctcttttatttaaagtaaagtcATAAAGCAGCTCTCGAACTCGACGCTCTGAGACTCTAACACATGGTTGATGCAGTCAGATCTGACAGAATGAGACGATCTTACCATCCTGCGGCTCTGAGCGTCTGGTTCCTCTGGGTTCCTCTGACAGGATGCTGAACACTCGTCCGCTCCTGCAGACGTCAGACTCAAACACTGCCTTCTGCTGTCATGAGGAACCACAGATCACGCGTGTTTGCACTTTCTGACTTCATCTGCGCCTGAACTGATTCACACAGATTTTTAACAAATGACTACATGTTGATGTGAAGTGACTGTATGAGATCAGAACACTAGTGCACTGCACACTATCAATGCATACTGCATGTTTAAATGCAACTACAGCACATTTGGGTAAATCTAGACCAAAGTATTGCATGCAAACAGAACATTCACATTGTGTGTGAAATATACAGTGAAAATGATCTGAGAATGTGCTCGTCCTCagatcatctgagatcaggatgagtttgtttcttcatcagatttgtagaaatgtagcattgcatcagtgtaaatcaaataaatacaaataaatacaaagttttttttttaatgaaacaaattaaGGTAAATTGGACAAAGATTGTACTCAGATTTTGAATCTACAAGGgataaaactgctttgaaacaaaatGACGAAAAACTCTGTAGATATGAACTGAATTGAAGTGAACTGGAAGAGCAGCTCtggtgaatgagagagagacagactgagtGTGGTAGAGCGAgggggacagacagagagagagagagagagagaatttatttTGTTCTACTTCGTAACATACatgcaattgttttttgttgatgttttttttttttttaaatatatatctgttcttgattaaatgtaaacactatgctttggcaataccttctaatgttttgtgtgaaagagagacctaaataaagctcacctaaattgAAAATTGAGAttgaaagagacacacacacacagagagcgagagagagagacacacacacacacacacagagagagagagacacaaacagagacacacacagacagagagagagagagacacacacacacacacacacacagacagagagagtgagtgagtaaatGTGGTGTAAAAATCAGCACCAAACATACGAGGTATCTTTCCCAGGAGCATGGTGTGAGACAGGGCTGCAGCTTAAGcccaacattatttaacatttacatcaatgaactgTGAGCAGTCTGGAGAGATCACCCTACACACCTCACAGATCAgatctggttctgctgtctccaCTCAACATGCTTTACAGCAGAACCTGGACCTGCCAGAACAATACTGCCAGACCtgaacaaaaccaaaatcatgatctttcagaaaagatCCAGATCCCAGGGAACATTAGGCACTaaccagataacacacacatcacactacaaCTACCTGCGTTTGAAAAACACATCCACAGGAAACTTTAATCAagctgtgaatgaactgagagaTAAAGCACGCAGGGCCTTCTATGCCATAAAACGCCAATGTCCTATAGACATCCCTATTAGAATTTGGCTGAAAATATTAGAATCAGTAATTGAGCCCATTGTCCTCTATGGCAGTGAGGTGTGGGGTCCactgacaaatccaaatcaagatctcaccaaatgggaaaaacatccaaCTGAGACCCTGCACGCAGaactctgtaaaaatatattacacgtgCACCAGCACACAACAAATAAcacatgcagggcagaattaggcaaatatcctctaatcataaagatacaaaaaaggccaattaaattctggaaacatctgaaactcagtgacccccaatcatatcattataaagccctgcaacaccaagagatgagcaaagaaagcagtccctccctcagctgatccagagcttcagtccGCACACTGACCAGACACAGACTCAgcggacacaagctgatgatagagacggacagagattgtgttcacactgtgatctgaatcagatggaaacagaactgcacttcctcACAGAATGCTCCAAACACACGGACAGTGTTCTGTGATcaaatacagcagatccatcagacatttaaaactctctcaaaccaggagaaactgtggtatctgtgaggaggaaacacaagaactgctgtgtgtctgctgctcaatatgtgtctgtctgtcaccagAGAAGAGAAACACTcacctgccctgatctgatgtgTCCACACATGAcatattactctattatattacttagaCTGTGAATCTAATACtatatctcattttattttatttctaacttatacacttacactaattcattttgcactacatgcttaatactttttatatatttttattattactattattatttttatttctgttaatacatatgtgcactatttgtaagcagcccagctgcagctgctttggcaatactaatgtacagtttttgatatgccaataaagcacagctaaactgaaattgaaattgagagacacacacacacacacacacacacacacacacagagagagagagagagagagagagagagagagagagagagagagagagagatagagagacgaAACAagttagacagagagagagagagagatagagagagggaggggagagagagagagagggacagagagagagagagagacacacagagagagagagagagtgagtgagtgagagacacacagaggtagagtgagagagagagagagctgtgtgtCGGTGGTGTGTTGATCTTCAGGCCGgttctgtgtgtttctgtcgGAGCCACACCGGTGTGTTTCCGCGCAGTTCTCACGCGTGTCGCTCAGtaagtgtgtgtgcagtgtgtttaatctctatgtgtgtgtgtgtgtgtgttagctctGGGTTTgtgctttagtgtgtgtgttggCGATGCTTCCTCTCCTGAAGTGTGTTATTGAGTGTAATGAAGAATCGGGTGTGTTGTTATcgttattctgtgtgtgtgtgtgtgtgtgtgtgtgtgtgtgtgtttgcgttgtGTTCAGTCAGACTGCTGTTAGCATTAGCTTTAGCATCAGGCCTGTTAGCCGCGCTTCGGTGTTCCGCGTTTATTTAATTTCTGCACTAATCACGGATTAATAATCATTAAACCGAACCCTCTGTAGCTCGTTCAGTCGTTGTCCtcactatctgtgtgtgtgtttgattcgGTCTGGCTTTaacagcggtgtgtgtgtgtgtgtgtgtgtgtgtgtgtgtgtgtgtgaaagctagCATCGATACACCGCAGTCTCAATCCACATTTACATCTGCTCCGATATCTCATCGATGTCACCTCCAGCTCTTCTGTCTGATCCACGCGCTTCTCAAGCAGTGTATCAACACCTGATCAGTCTCTGTTCACTCGTTTCTTTACTCTTTACTCTGACTTTACACCATCCCTCTGTAGgctatttatttacctttttaatttaCACCTCATGTCAGTGATTTTACCCTCATCTGACTGATGTTACACCTCATTCTGTGTGATTTTCTCACCCTAATCTGACCGGTTTGTACCCTCCTCTGGCTGTATGTACTCATGTTCTTTGCATGTGCAGCGTCTCTGTCAGATGTGAGCTCGTCTGTGTGCTTGTACAGTCTTCTGGCTGTATGTACTCGTGTCTCAGTAGTTTCTCTCTGTACCCTGCTGTGTCCGTGCTCCGGAGCGAGAGGTGGGTGTAATCCGCTGAGGTCTGCAGGACGCTGGGAATCTGATTATGTGATAatctgagacagagagagggatgaatgagtgtgtgtgtgctttgtttaACACGCGTGTGCTCTGTGTGCAGCTGCTGGCGTCCGTGTGCGCGTGAAGATGCTGTAGACACATCTGCATTTGCatctgtgacctttgacccctgagCCCGAACACTGACCCGTGCCTGGACGGCGTCCACCACGCTCCAGAACCATGTGAGGGCCTTTCAGTGCCTCTCTGAGCTCCGCCTGTAACCCCGCCCCAGCTGATACAAGCCCCACCCTCCCTCTAGCCCCGCCCCCGCCCCTGAAGAAACTGGCCATGATGTTCCGGGACCAAGTGGGGATCCTGACGGACTGGTTTAAGGGTTGGAACGAGTGTGAGCAGACGGTGGCGCTGCTGTCGCTGCTGAAGCGTGTCTCTCGGACGCAGGCCCGCTTCCTGCACATCTGTCTGGACCACTGGCTGGCCGACTGCACCGAGATACACATACTGGAGGCAGAGGCCAACAATGCAGGTAAACCAGCAGAGCCACGCACGAGGGCTAGTTCATCCACAAATACAGTTTCTGTCATCATTATTGTTCCACGCAGGCTCTGGCAGTGCTTCAGATATACTACACCATATAGAGTCGATATTTACCAAAAATCATCCCATTCATCATCAGATTTACGTTTCTCTTCATTACGTTTAAGTTTGGTCTTTTTGGATAGATGTATGACATAAGAGCTGAAAGTCTTGTACTTTTAAAGTCGTTCCAGTAAATGTATCCTACTTTCAGAAACTTTAGACATTTCCACTGAAAAACAAGACCGAAATACTGAAGAAGAACGTCTTTTTTCACATTGTGTTTAGAAGACAATGTAAaagttatttgatttaaaaataaatggcgATCTGTTAAAAgttgttttcaaactttgaagtttTGCTTAGACAAATTAACACACTCtctaagtttaaaaaaaacaaaacaaaaattattatattaataaaatcaccTTACATTGCTGGTGGGTTATCATACACAAATTAACACCTTATTAAGCGTGCAAAAAAATAGAAGCGTTCTGAACTAATGCGCTGTCTTCACTTTTacttttctgagaatagaatatTGAAGTGGAGATCGTTAAACTCAAgcttattaagcgtgcagaacaaccacccattaaagcattaaaataatctaaccttgaggtcataaacgcatggattaacatttctgcatttgacattgagagcataggccgtaatttagatatatttttgagatggaaaaatgcagttttacaaatgctagaaatgtggctttctaaggaaagattgctatcaaatagcacacctaggttcctaactgatgacgaaaaaTTGATAGAGcggccatcaagtcttagacagggttctaggttattacatgcagagcttttaggccctataattaacacctctgttttttcagaatttagcagtaagaaattactcgtcatccagtgttttatatcgactatgcattccgttagtttttcaatttggtatgtttcgggccacgaagaaatatagagctgagtatcatcagcataacagtgaaagctaacaccgtgtttcctgatttCCCCtaccaagggtaacatgtaaagcgtgaagagtaacggccctagtactgagccttgaggtactccatactgcacttgtgatcgatatgatacctcttcatggATGGTgatcatataagtatgatttaaaccatgctaatgcacttccattaataccaacaaagtgttctagtctatgcaaaagaatagtgtggtcaatagtgtcgaacgcagcactaagatccagtagcactaatagagagatacaaccacaatcagatgataagagcaggtcatttgtaactctaatgagagcagtctcagtactatgatacggtctcaATCCTGACTgcaaatcctcacagataccatttttctctaagaaggaatataattgtgaggatactaccttttctagtatcttggacagaaaagggagatttgagatctaTAGATtatcatgattagattaggatttaattgtaatatagtgaagtatatttaggcgtcccgtatacagtacggtgacagttaacaggttaaaaggGTTCATGTTGAAATCACACGTACCTTTTTAACATCTGAACATCAGATGAAACTGAGATCTCCCTCATGTCTCTCTCCAGCTGTGGTCAGTCAGTGGCAGCAGGAGCCCAAGGAGAAGGCGGTGTCGCTGCTGCTATCCCATCTGCCCCTGCTGCAGCCGCGCAACAGCGAAGCCAAGTGTGAATACATGAAGCTGCTGCAGAAGGTGCTGAGCCACACCATCGAGAGCAGCCTGTTCGTGGAGGAGAGTCGCCAGCTGCTGTCCTACGCCCTCATCCACCCGGCCACCACCCTCGATGACCGCAACTCTCTGGCCCTGTGGCTCAATCACCTGGAGGAGCACCTGTCCTCGCGGCCGCCTCCGCCCGGCCCGTACCATCACGCCCGGCAGGGCTCCGACGAGTGGCCCTGCTCCGCCGAGTCTCTGGAGCCGGCGTACGGCTGGCAGGAGAAGCTGCCATCCAGCTGCAGTTCACCGGCCGGTCAGAACGGACACATGGCTTTCCCTGGACCGGGCGGAGTGACCTCACCTGTCAATTATCTCactatttggattttttttccttcagaattgCAAAAGTCTCAATTTTGAGGAAAAACTTTAACACTATTTGGATCTTTTTTACTCAGGAACGCCActaatttgagaaaaactttttaCTCAGAATTTTAGAGATATAAGCTTGCACAATTACATTTAGGTAATAACTTCTCTcattgtgataaaaaataaaaacatgcttgtttcagtcacagaaaaaaaaaaaacttacaaaaactagaaatatttaaacaaacacagtcaaacaaatgaattaaataaaatacaaaaaaaacttagAATAGCGAGATGTTATTATACACAGTTTATCAATCTAATGAACTTAATATGATGCAGATTTGTTCGGTCGTACATGAATGGGATTTGTGTAATAGTACTAACAAACTcagtgtgttttaaatacacaataaccatgtttatatattaatcatCAAGCCAGTCTTTTAATACGTtagcatattttaacaaattGATTCTCGTTTGGTCTACAGCTAGATGAATTTAAACCTA
This portion of the Cyprinus carpio isolate SPL01 chromosome A15, ASM1834038v1, whole genome shotgun sequence genome encodes:
- the gmfg gene encoding glia maturation factor gamma — protein: MSSSLVVCEVDGSLQEKLKKFRFRKETSNAAILMKIDMEKQLVVLEEEYENISLDELREELPERQPRYIVYSYKLTHGDGRVSYPLCFIFSSPVGCKPEQQMMYAGSKNRLVQSADLTKIFEVRNPDDLTEEWLKEKLSFFR
- the LOC109103320 gene encoding LOW QUALITY PROTEIN: RNA polymerase II-associated factor 1 homolog (The sequence of the model RefSeq protein was modified relative to this genomic sequence to represent the inferred CDS: inserted 1 base in 1 codon), with the translated sequence MAPTVQTQAQREDGHRSSAHRSVPERSGVVCRVKYGNSLPDIPFDPKFITYPFDQHRFVQYKATSLEKQHKHELLTEPDLGVTIDLINPDTYRIDPSILLDPADEKLLEEEIQAPSSSKRSQQHAKXVPWMRKTEYISTEFNRYGVSNEKVEVKIGVSVKQQFTEEEIYKDRDSQIAAIEKTFEDAQKSIAQHYSKPRVTPVEVLPVFPDFKMWINPCAQVIFDSDPAPKDVSAPAGVDMMSQAMIRGMMDEEGNQFVAYFLPNEDTMRKRKRDVEEDLEYMPDELYDYKIAREYNWNVKNKASKGYEENYFFIFRDGDGVYYNELETRVRLSKRRAKVGAQSSTNAVLVCKHRDMNEKELEAQEARKAQLENHEPEDEEEELDLEKDLQDSGEEREKASDSDNSESESEREDEERPADEDEEEEDEESGKRRERKSSGSESGEDRQARDEEEIFGSDDDSEEDEGERARSNSSSVQHSGSERASDSSDASDSE